In Mixta intestinalis, the following are encoded in one genomic region:
- a CDS encoding L-rhamnose isomerase yields the protein MTRLTEQAFELAKQRFADIGVDVEAAMNQLDRIPVSMHCWQGDDVRGFENPQGALTGGIQATGNYPGRARNAAELRADVDLALSLIPGPKRFNLHAIYLESDRPVDRNEIEPQHFANWVSWAKERQLGLDFNPTCFSHPLSADGFTLAHADKNIRQFWIDHCKASRKVSAWFGEQLGTPSVMNIWVPDGMKDLTVDRFAPRQRLMQSIDEVLTEKLDAAHHIDAVESKLFGIGAESYTVGSNEFCLGYAASRQIALTLDAGHFHPTEVISDKISTVMLYVPRLLLHVSRPVRWDSDHVVLLDDETQAIAQEIVRQKLFDKVHIGLDFFDASINRIAAWVIGTRNAKKALLRALLEPTDKLRALESAGDYTARLALLEEQKSLPWQAVWEMWCERHDVPADAGWLRSVRDYEEQTLSKR from the coding sequence ATGACCAGGCTTACAGAACAGGCTTTTGAACTGGCGAAACAACGCTTTGCCGATATCGGCGTCGATGTGGAAGCCGCAATGAATCAGCTGGATCGCATCCCGGTTTCCATGCACTGCTGGCAGGGTGATGATGTACGCGGTTTTGAAAATCCTCAGGGCGCGTTAACCGGCGGTATTCAGGCGACCGGCAACTATCCGGGACGTGCGCGTAACGCCGCCGAACTGCGGGCAGACGTGGATCTGGCGCTGTCGCTGATTCCGGGGCCGAAGCGGTTTAATCTGCACGCCATCTATCTGGAAAGCGATCGCCCGGTCGATCGTAATGAAATCGAGCCGCAGCACTTCGCTAACTGGGTCAGCTGGGCGAAAGAACGCCAGCTGGGACTGGATTTTAATCCGACCTGCTTTTCCCATCCGTTGAGCGCTGACGGTTTTACGCTCGCTCATGCGGATAAAAATATTCGTCAGTTCTGGATCGATCACTGTAAGGCCAGCCGTAAGGTTTCCGCCTGGTTCGGTGAACAGCTCGGTACGCCCTCGGTAATGAATATCTGGGTGCCGGACGGGATGAAAGATCTCACTGTCGATCGCTTCGCGCCGCGCCAGCGTCTGATGCAGTCTATTGATGAAGTGCTGACGGAAAAACTCGATGCGGCACACCACATCGATGCGGTGGAAAGCAAGCTGTTCGGTATCGGTGCTGAAAGCTATACCGTTGGCTCAAATGAATTCTGTCTCGGCTACGCCGCCAGTCGGCAGATCGCCCTGACGCTGGATGCCGGACATTTCCATCCGACTGAGGTGATTTCTGACAAAATCTCCACCGTGATGCTTTATGTGCCGCGCCTGCTGTTGCACGTTAGCCGCCCGGTACGCTGGGACAGCGACCATGTCGTGCTGCTGGATGATGAAACCCAGGCCATCGCCCAGGAGATCGTGCGTCAGAAACTGTTCGACAAAGTACATATCGGCCTGGACTTCTTCGATGCCTCCATCAACCGCATCGCTGCCTGGGTTATCGGCACGCGCAATGCGAAAAAAGCGCTGCTGCGTGCGCTGCTGGAACCGACCGATAAGCTGCGGGCGCTGGAATCTGCCGGTGATTACACCGCGCGCCTGGCGCTGCTGGAAGAGCAAAAATCGCTGCCGTGGCAGGCAGTTTGGGAAATGTGGTGCGAACGCCACGATGTCCCGGCGGATGCAGGCTGGCTGCGCAGCGTGCGTGATTATGAAGAACAGACCCTCAGTAAACGCTAA
- a CDS encoding barstar family protein, whose product MLEMHFDFSILNSRMAFYRSFAEQSGAGEHFGANLDALWDVLTGELALPARLWLYHLPPRAERGELAAIIALLEEAACELDGELILQPA is encoded by the coding sequence GTGCTGGAAATGCATTTTGACTTCTCGATTCTTAACAGCCGGATGGCCTTTTATCGCAGCTTTGCTGAACAGAGCGGCGCAGGCGAGCATTTTGGCGCGAATCTGGATGCGTTGTGGGATGTCCTGACCGGAGAGTTGGCGTTACCGGCGCGCCTGTGGCTGTACCATTTGCCGCCCCGCGCCGAACGGGGCGAACTGGCAGCCATTATTGCGTTACTGGAAGAGGCCGCCTGCGAGCTGGACGGCGAGTTGATTTTACAGCCTGCCTGA
- a CDS encoding ribonuclease domain-containing protein, which translates to MSKKLWLGLILVLAGAFIGLRPHFSSQKDAGQATKTNDINALTAERRVARYLQQHQRLPDYYITKSQARRHGWVAAKGNLCQVLPGRAIGGDRFANREGGLPAHAGRNWYEADVNYRCGRRGTDRLLYSSDGLIYLTTDHYRTFHRLE; encoded by the coding sequence ATGTCTAAGAAACTTTGGCTGGGCCTGATTCTTGTACTGGCGGGCGCTTTTATCGGCCTGCGTCCTCATTTTTCTTCGCAGAAGGATGCCGGGCAGGCTACTAAGACAAATGATATTAATGCGCTGACCGCCGAGCGGCGGGTTGCGCGTTATCTGCAACAGCATCAGCGCTTGCCAGATTATTACATCACCAAAAGCCAGGCGCGACGCCACGGCTGGGTAGCCGCAAAGGGAAACCTCTGCCAGGTACTGCCGGGGCGCGCTATCGGTGGCGATCGTTTTGCCAACCGGGAAGGTGGTCTGCCGGCGCATGCCGGACGAAACTGGTATGAGGCAGACGTTAACTATCGCTGCGGGCGTCGTGGTACCGATCGCCTGCTTTATTCCAGCGATGGCCTTATCTACCTTACCACCGACCACTACCGTACTTTTCATCGTCTGGAGTAA
- a CDS encoding virulence factor SrfC family protein has product MRAVTLTQQASPLSQQVENMNHGIDRALAWVDAQRVQSPRLDMEADGLKLALRRGKYQLRQTETALAQAQTIGFYGLSQAGKASLLQALVGDAQGRLATQLAGKTLDYLTHINPGNQDYGMAIRFSHLHIAEDMVRPLTLTLLSEAEMTRMVLTAFLQQPKGDSEAKTLEARLEHLQRLRQPQPVEGMASEELVALWDFCRRQDSGRAALLNRHFWPQACELAPWLDVDDRAQLLALLWNDDETLTALWRQLAHTLHALHHAPSVLAPLSLLVDDALLPSELLFSNATSTLNGAQDRLVEVIPCTPTRSQRPVPLSLAELTLLTLEVLIPLAMPPRQALFDRVEAVDIPGYGAALEEDARHEQAQAAQRNPLAARLMRARRALFLEFYGERQALDRVLVCTAASQRQDASQVGRMLTQWLKTMPRAEGERPNAQKPVLIWAVTRFDGRYLQPVNIDEAVQRQTGVAGSDWGSMLAQDAGGIERMAAWLQAEVKAEGRLARLQGRVQRVRLELGERLLINWAQPVDDLQHKQQIADSLLKALQTRTGLHGELLERLQPSREQLRAIYLLPQQQPSGAQHLPAEPDLPSSHFGIGFEFDLFSDRPAPTLASDSEDTTPDCDSLFAHNVQRYWIHHLRSLPDNDGLLSLLGISKNAMQMLVEELITASFRLDVAGNLLRTLTEHEAPGAPREGKVDRQVSRALTVLGDFVAWLGFLKREAAERPDSRVNRGNKIFAQPQTPAVSFGHAQRLTRLSAAPANTTAFYIYDWLVGLNTLIVENNGYAGGSEIDDAARLPLLKALKLIQG; this is encoded by the coding sequence ATGAGAGCCGTTACGCTGACACAGCAGGCATCGCCCCTCAGCCAGCAGGTTGAGAACATGAATCACGGTATCGATCGGGCGCTGGCCTGGGTCGATGCCCAGCGCGTGCAGTCGCCGCGCCTGGATATGGAGGCGGATGGTCTGAAGCTGGCGCTGCGCCGCGGTAAATATCAGCTGCGCCAGACGGAAACCGCGCTGGCACAGGCGCAGACCATCGGCTTTTACGGCCTTTCCCAGGCGGGCAAGGCTTCGCTGCTACAGGCGCTGGTCGGTGATGCCCAGGGGCGGCTGGCTACCCAGCTCGCCGGTAAAACGCTCGATTACCTGACCCACATCAACCCCGGCAATCAGGATTATGGCATGGCGATCCGCTTCAGCCACCTGCACATTGCCGAAGATATGGTGAGGCCGCTGACGCTGACGCTGCTGAGCGAGGCGGAAATGACCCGCATGGTACTGACCGCCTTTTTACAGCAGCCAAAAGGCGACAGCGAAGCGAAAACGCTGGAGGCGCGGCTGGAACATTTGCAGCGTCTGCGTCAGCCACAGCCGGTGGAAGGCATGGCAAGCGAGGAGCTGGTGGCGCTGTGGGATTTCTGTCGCCGTCAGGATAGCGGGCGTGCCGCGCTGCTTAACCGTCATTTCTGGCCGCAGGCCTGCGAACTGGCCCCCTGGCTCGACGTGGACGATCGTGCCCAGCTGCTGGCGCTGTTATGGAACGACGATGAAACGTTGACCGCGCTGTGGCGTCAGCTGGCGCATACGCTGCACGCGCTGCATCATGCGCCGAGCGTGCTGGCACCGCTTTCGCTGTTGGTTGATGACGCCCTGCTGCCATCAGAGCTGCTGTTCAGCAACGCAACGAGCACGCTGAACGGCGCGCAGGATCGTCTGGTGGAAGTAATACCCTGCACACCAACGCGCAGCCAGCGCCCGGTGCCGCTTTCCCTGGCGGAGCTGACGCTGCTGACGCTGGAGGTGCTGATTCCCCTTGCCATGCCGCCGCGTCAGGCGCTGTTCGATCGCGTCGAAGCGGTAGATATTCCCGGTTACGGTGCCGCACTGGAAGAAGACGCACGCCATGAACAGGCGCAGGCCGCGCAGCGTAATCCTCTGGCGGCACGCCTGATGCGCGCCCGACGCGCGCTGTTTCTTGAATTTTATGGCGAACGCCAGGCGCTGGATCGCGTGCTGGTTTGCACCGCCGCCAGCCAGCGTCAGGACGCCAGCCAGGTGGGGCGCATGCTGACGCAGTGGCTGAAAACCATGCCGCGTGCCGAAGGAGAAAGGCCAAACGCGCAAAAGCCGGTACTGATCTGGGCGGTGACCCGCTTTGACGGGCGTTACCTGCAACCGGTGAATATTGATGAAGCGGTACAGCGTCAAACCGGCGTGGCGGGCAGCGACTGGGGATCGATGCTGGCACAGGATGCGGGCGGTATTGAACGCATGGCCGCCTGGCTACAGGCTGAGGTAAAAGCAGAAGGCCGGCTGGCGCGGCTACAGGGGCGCGTACAGCGTGTGCGCCTTGAGCTGGGCGAGCGCCTGCTGATTAACTGGGCCCAGCCGGTCGATGATTTACAGCACAAGCAGCAAATCGCCGACAGCCTGCTGAAGGCACTGCAAACCCGCACCGGTTTGCACGGTGAACTGCTGGAACGGCTACAGCCTTCGCGTGAGCAGCTACGCGCTATCTATCTGCTGCCGCAGCAACAGCCGAGCGGTGCGCAACACTTGCCCGCCGAACCCGATCTGCCCAGCAGCCATTTTGGTATCGGCTTTGAGTTCGATCTGTTCAGCGATCGTCCCGCACCGACTTTGGCCAGCGACAGCGAAGATACGACGCCGGACTGCGACAGCCTGTTTGCTCATAATGTACAGCGCTACTGGATCCATCACCTACGCAGCCTGCCCGACAATGATGGCCTGCTCTCCCTGTTAGGGATAAGTAAAAACGCCATGCAGATGCTGGTTGAGGAGTTGATCACCGCCAGCTTCCGTCTTGATGTCGCCGGTAACCTGCTGCGTACGCTGACCGAACATGAAGCGCCTGGCGCACCGCGCGAAGGGAAAGTCGATCGTCAGGTATCACGTGCGCTCACCGTACTGGGCGATTTTGTTGCCTGGCTCGGTTTTCTTAAGCGTGAGGCTGCCGAACGGCCCGACAGCCGCGTGAACCGCGGCAATAAAATTTTTGCGCAGCCGCAGACGCCCGCCGTCAGCTTTGGTCACGCGCAGCGCCTGACGCGGCTCTCCGCCGCGCCTGCGAATACCACCGCATTTTATATTTATGACTGGCTGGTTGGGCTGAACACGTTGATTGTTGAAAATAACGGCTATGCCGGCGGCAGCGAAATCGACGACGCTGCGCGTCTGCCGTTGCTGAAAGCGCTGAAGCTGATTCAGGGGTAA
- a CDS encoding virulence factor SrfB, with product MLAPITDFKQKITLIADSGIQFLDFAISLNDSQPRCFVRQTANGPLLRITHDAASGRYLLPLENGAAPEVVKPECSTTLAQSLALLNGLWLPLPILRCAPPRQFIGGPENWARMQIIALDSPDADGNTHRVVMAFDTQSCADESEQASLMLTPADANNGVAFALAWHNYELGEFLDLTWVDGWLREVFTQRATEQEARRESEIKLALREFEYQAHYLNLLELLGNQLALTDIRVLAATLQEPVVNVDLILDVGNSHTCGILVEDHPDEVNGLKQTYELQLRDLSLPHHVYNEMFDSRVEFAEASFGKKNFSLESGRDGAFVWPSLTRVGREASRMSLQRAGTEGTTGISSPRRYLWDEARYAAGWRFNRSDRAEPQAIAEPLMTLINDEGEPLWRIPEEDRLPVFSAHYSRSSLMTFMLSELLAQAMMQMNSAAQRQKMPHSYAPRQLRHIILTLPSAMPKPEREIFRCRMQDAIGLVWKAMGWHPTDAAFDRDDRNALSSRPIPDVQMEWDEATCGQMVYLFNETQVNFAGRAEAFFASMARPDRLREADEPAGKTLRIASIDIGGGTTDLAITHYALDDGQGNNVKINPRLLFREGFKVAGDDILLDVIQLYVLPALHAALKRAGLANPDILLDKLFGYDGRMDGFSTLRQQATLQLFIPLAQAVLERYESYDPLDVSAEIEALYGELLTQRPGAAVLDYINSEAQRALGGQQTFDILQVPMVVSLSKLHGEFLSHRMAIVPALRSMAEVVSLYSCDVLLLTGRPSRFPGVQALFRHLQPLPGSRILSLEGYHTSDWYPFNKMGRIDNPKSTAAVGAMLCLLALDLRLSSFWFKAGDFQPYSTIRYLGMLDDNHALTSDNVCYSEIDLDDPSWTPDRKSSFQIRGNVCLGFRQLDNDRWLASPLYSLTLNDAQLARKVAGDSVLRVKLAVEPGAQSGSPERFVLADARLDDGTRVPLSQLSLKLNTLSASGNANAQYWIDSGSVFKK from the coding sequence ATGCTGGCGCCCATCACAGATTTTAAACAAAAAATTACGCTGATCGCCGACAGCGGCATTCAGTTTCTCGATTTCGCTATCAGCCTCAACGACAGCCAGCCGCGCTGTTTTGTACGCCAGACGGCGAACGGCCCGCTGCTGCGCATCACGCATGACGCCGCCAGCGGGCGCTATTTGCTGCCGCTGGAAAACGGCGCGGCGCCGGAAGTGGTGAAGCCTGAGTGCAGCACCACGCTGGCCCAGTCGCTGGCGCTGTTAAACGGCCTGTGGCTACCGCTGCCGATCCTGCGCTGCGCCCCGCCGCGCCAGTTTATCGGCGGCCCGGAAAACTGGGCACGTATGCAGATCATTGCGCTGGATAGCCCCGATGCGGATGGTAACACCCACCGCGTGGTGATGGCCTTTGACACCCAGAGCTGTGCCGATGAGAGCGAACAGGCCAGCCTGATGCTGACGCCCGCCGACGCCAATAACGGCGTGGCTTTCGCCCTCGCCTGGCATAATTACGAGCTGGGCGAGTTTCTCGATCTCACCTGGGTAGACGGCTGGCTGCGCGAAGTCTTTACCCAGCGCGCCACGGAGCAGGAAGCGCGTCGTGAAAGCGAAATCAAGCTGGCGCTGCGTGAATTTGAGTATCAGGCACACTACCTGAACCTGCTGGAGCTGCTTGGCAACCAGCTGGCGCTCACCGATATCCGCGTGCTGGCGGCAACGTTGCAGGAGCCGGTGGTAAATGTCGATCTGATCCTCGACGTGGGCAACTCTCATACCTGCGGCATCCTGGTGGAAGATCATCCCGATGAGGTCAACGGGCTGAAGCAGACCTATGAGCTACAGCTGCGCGATCTTTCACTGCCGCACCACGTCTACAACGAAATGTTCGACAGCCGCGTAGAGTTCGCCGAAGCCAGCTTCGGTAAAAAGAATTTCTCGCTGGAGAGCGGGCGCGACGGCGCGTTTGTCTGGCCGTCGCTGACGCGCGTTGGACGCGAAGCGAGCCGCATGTCGTTACAACGTGCCGGAACCGAAGGCACCACCGGCATTTCCAGCCCGCGCCGTTATCTGTGGGATGAGGCGCGCTACGCCGCTGGCTGGCGCTTTAACCGCAGCGATCGCGCAGAACCACAGGCGATCGCCGAGCCGCTGATGACGCTGATTAATGACGAAGGCGAACCGCTGTGGCGCATTCCTGAAGAGGATCGGCTGCCGGTTTTCTCCGCCCACTACAGCCGCAGTTCGCTGATGACCTTTATGCTCAGTGAACTGCTGGCGCAGGCGATGATGCAGATGAACAGCGCCGCTCAGCGGCAGAAGATGCCGCACAGCTACGCGCCGCGTCAGCTGCGGCATATCATTCTGACGCTGCCCTCGGCGATGCCAAAGCCGGAGCGGGAAATCTTCCGCTGCCGGATGCAGGACGCCATCGGGCTGGTGTGGAAAGCGATGGGCTGGCATCCCACCGATGCCGCCTTCGATCGCGACGACCGAAACGCACTCAGCAGCCGCCCGATTCCTGATGTACAGATGGAGTGGGATGAAGCGACCTGCGGTCAGATGGTTTACCTGTTTAACGAAACTCAGGTCAATTTCGCCGGGCGCGCCGAGGCGTTTTTCGCCAGCATGGCGCGCCCCGATCGCCTGCGTGAGGCTGATGAACCGGCGGGCAAAACCCTGCGCATCGCCTCGATCGATATTGGCGGCGGCACCACCGATCTGGCAATTACCCACTATGCGCTTGATGACGGCCAGGGCAATAACGTCAAGATTAACCCGCGCCTGCTGTTCCGCGAAGGTTTTAAGGTGGCCGGTGACGATATCCTGCTGGATGTCATCCAGCTCTATGTGCTGCCTGCGCTGCATGCCGCGCTGAAGCGGGCCGGACTGGCGAATCCCGATATTCTGCTGGATAAGCTGTTCGGCTATGACGGACGTATGGACGGCTTCTCCACGCTACGCCAGCAGGCAACGCTTCAACTGTTTATTCCGCTGGCGCAGGCGGTACTGGAGCGCTATGAAAGCTACGATCCGCTCGACGTCAGCGCCGAAATTGAGGCGCTGTATGGTGAGCTGCTGACGCAGCGCCCCGGCGCGGCAGTGCTGGACTACATCAACAGCGAGGCGCAGCGCGCCCTCGGTGGGCAGCAGACGTTTGATATTTTGCAGGTGCCGATGGTGGTTAGCCTCAGCAAACTGCACGGCGAGTTTCTGTCGCATCGCATGGCGATCGTTCCTGCGTTACGCTCGATGGCGGAAGTGGTGTCGCTTTACAGCTGCGATGTGCTGCTGTTAACCGGACGCCCTTCGCGTTTCCCCGGCGTACAGGCGCTGTTCCGTCATCTGCAACCGCTGCCGGGCAGCCGCATTCTCTCGCTGGAGGGCTATCACACCAGCGACTGGTATCCGTTTAATAAAATGGGGCGCATCGATAACCCGAAGTCGACCGCCGCCGTCGGCGCGATGCTCTGCCTGCTGGCGCTCGATCTGCGCCTTTCAAGCTTCTGGTTCAAAGCGGGCGATTTCCAGCCCTACTCGACCATTCGCTACCTCGGCATGCTGGATGATAATCACGCGCTTACCAGCGATAACGTCTGCTACAGCGAGATCGATCTCGACGATCCGTCCTGGACGCCGGATCGCAAGAGCAGCTTCCAGATTCGCGGCAATGTTTGCCTGGGGTTCCGCCAGCTGGATAACGACCGCTGGCTGGCCTCGCCGCTCTATAGCCTGACCCTTAACGACGCGCAGCTGGCGCGCAAAGTGGCTGGCGACAGCGTGCTGCGCGTGAAGCTGGCGGTGGAACCCGGCGCACAGTCCGGTTCGCCAGAGCGTTTCGTGCTGGCCGACGCCCGACTGGATGACGGTACGCGCGTGCCGCTATCGCAGCTCAGCCTGAAACTTAATACATTGTCCGCCAGCGGCAATGCCAATGCCCAATACTGGATCGACAGCGGGAGCGTATTTAAGAAATGA
- the rhaM gene encoding L-rhamnose mutarotase, with product MLRKAFVMQVYPHCHEAYQQRHSPIWPELEQTLKAHGAHHYSIFLDEQRSLLFACVEIESEERWEAVAQTEVCQRWWASMRELMPTNLDNSPVSQPLKQVFYLP from the coding sequence ATGTTGCGTAAAGCGTTCGTTATGCAGGTCTATCCGCACTGTCATGAAGCCTATCAGCAGCGCCACTCTCCCATCTGGCCAGAGCTGGAACAGACGCTGAAGGCGCATGGCGCGCATCACTACAGCATCTTCCTTGATGAACAGCGCAGCCTGTTATTTGCCTGCGTGGAGATTGAATCGGAAGAACGCTGGGAAGCGGTAGCGCAAACGGAAGTATGTCAGCGCTGGTGGGCATCGATGCGTGAGCTGATGCCAACCAACCTTGACAACAGTCCGGTCAGCCAGCCGTTAAAACAGGTGTTTTATCTGCCATAA
- a CDS encoding RrF2 family transcriptional regulator — MLDYRFPTALQMVLSVAMAEQSGKRSTSAILAYGLEANPSFIRKLMVPLTRDGIIVSTLGRTGSIHLGRPADQITLRDIYVSVIEDKKIWASRPEVPARCVVSANACWYFKSIAQEAEEASLKVLAKRTVADALEELQKKDTSGCDAVPEPEPEDLSKKSR, encoded by the coding sequence ATGTTAGATTACCGCTTCCCGACAGCTTTGCAGATGGTTTTGAGCGTAGCGATGGCGGAGCAATCAGGAAAACGTTCCACCAGCGCCATTCTGGCGTATGGTCTGGAAGCAAATCCCAGCTTTATTCGTAAATTAATGGTGCCGCTTACGCGTGATGGCATTATTGTTTCCACGTTGGGCCGCACCGGTTCGATTCATCTTGGACGCCCGGCCGATCAAATTACGCTACGCGATATTTATGTTTCGGTGATCGAGGATAAAAAAATCTGGGCCTCACGACCTGAGGTTCCGGCCCGCTGCGTGGTTAGCGCTAACGCCTGCTGGTACTTTAAGTCTATCGCTCAGGAGGCGGAAGAGGCCTCGCTGAAAGTGCTGGCGAAGCGTACGGTAGCCGATGCGCTGGAAGAGCTACAGAAAAAAGATACCAGCGGCTGCGATGCCGTCCCGGAACCCGAACCGGAAGATCTGAGTAAGAAGAGCCGCTAA
- the rhaD gene encoding rhamnulose-1-phosphate aldolase gives MQSILSSWFVQGMVKATSDMWLKGWDERNGGNVSMRLLPQEVADFAHDFVAEPRCVELTHPAPGLANDWFIVTGSGKFFRNVQLDPADSLALLQVDEKGLSYKIHWGLANGGLPTSELAAHFQSHSVRKQLTNGADRVIMHCHATNFMALSYAIELDSARLTRLLWEGSTECLVVFPDGVGIVPWMVPGTDEIGNATAEQMASHSLVMWPFHGIFGAGPTLDETFGLIDTAEKSSEVVVKVLSMGGMRQSITTEQLVALGKRFKVKPWQAALDIGPAYVA, from the coding sequence ATGCAATCAATTCTTTCTTCCTGGTTTGTGCAGGGTATGGTGAAAGCCACCAGCGATATGTGGCTGAAGGGCTGGGACGAGCGCAACGGCGGTAATGTCAGTATGCGTTTGCTGCCGCAAGAGGTGGCGGATTTTGCTCATGATTTCGTTGCCGAACCCCGCTGTGTCGAGCTAACCCATCCGGCACCTGGCCTGGCGAACGACTGGTTTATCGTTACCGGCTCCGGCAAATTTTTCCGCAATGTCCAGCTCGATCCGGCTGACAGCCTGGCGCTGCTGCAGGTGGACGAAAAGGGGCTTTCCTACAAAATTCACTGGGGGCTGGCAAACGGTGGCCTGCCGACGTCGGAGCTGGCGGCCCATTTTCAGTCGCACAGCGTGCGTAAGCAGCTGACCAACGGTGCCGATCGCGTGATCATGCACTGCCATGCCACCAATTTTATGGCGCTCAGCTATGCGATTGAACTGGATTCGGCGCGGCTGACCCGCCTGCTCTGGGAAGGCAGTACCGAATGTCTGGTGGTATTCCCGGACGGCGTCGGTATTGTGCCGTGGATGGTGCCCGGCACTGACGAGATCGGCAACGCCACCGCAGAGCAGATGGCTTCTCACAGCCTGGTTATGTGGCCTTTCCACGGCATTTTTGGTGCCGGACCGACGTTAGATGAAACCTTCGGTCTGATCGATACCGCGGAAAAATCTTCCGAAGTGGTGGTGAAAGTGCTTTCGATGGGCGGCATGCGCCAGAGCATTACTACCGAACAGCTGGTAGCGCTGGGCAAACGCTTTAAGGTCAAGCCGTGGCAGGCGGCGCTGGATATTGGGCCAGCCTATGTTGCGTAA
- a CDS encoding sugar transporter produces the protein MQTPVSRKTAWLRVVLLAVAAFIFNTTEFVPVGLLSDIAASFAMKTPEVGVMLTIYAWVVALMSLPLMLVTRNIERRLLLTAIFMLFTLSHVLSLLAWNFWVLVASRIGIALAHAIFWSITASLAIRVAPAGKKTQALSMLATGTALAMVLGVPIGRIIGQYLGWRTTFGMIGVSALALMLILVKLLPKLPSEHTGSLSSVPMLFKRPALVSMYFLVTLVVTAHYTAYSYIEPFMQAIASQGENFTTFLLLIFGSAGIIGSIIFSLLGNKLPSALLLSAIGLITLCMGLLLLAAVHPFAVSVLCIVWGMGMMTIGLAMQVRVLSLAPDATDVAMSLFSGIYNIGIGAGALLGNQVSLHFRMADVGNVGAVIGLLALFWCIFIFRRYPQLRSNG, from the coding sequence ATGCAAACACCCGTTTCCCGTAAAACAGCCTGGCTACGAGTTGTGCTGCTGGCTGTGGCAGCTTTTATTTTTAATACCACTGAATTTGTTCCGGTGGGCCTGCTTTCCGATATCGCCGCCTCGTTTGCGATGAAAACGCCGGAGGTGGGCGTAATGCTGACTATCTACGCCTGGGTGGTGGCGTTAATGTCGCTGCCGCTGATGCTGGTCACGCGCAATATCGAGCGGCGTTTACTGCTCACCGCTATTTTCATGCTGTTCACCCTGAGTCATGTGCTATCGCTGCTGGCATGGAATTTTTGGGTGCTGGTGGCTTCGCGCATCGGTATTGCGCTGGCGCATGCGATTTTCTGGTCAATCACCGCTTCGCTGGCGATTCGCGTTGCGCCTGCCGGTAAGAAAACCCAGGCGCTCAGCATGCTGGCTACCGGCACCGCGCTGGCGATGGTATTAGGCGTGCCGATCGGACGCATTATCGGTCAGTACCTGGGCTGGCGTACTACTTTTGGCATGATTGGTGTCTCAGCGCTGGCCCTGATGCTAATCCTGGTTAAGCTGCTGCCGAAACTGCCCAGCGAACATACCGGTTCGCTTAGCAGCGTGCCGATGCTGTTTAAACGTCCGGCGCTGGTCAGTATGTATTTCCTGGTGACGCTGGTAGTGACGGCGCACTATACCGCCTACAGCTATATCGAGCCTTTTATGCAGGCGATCGCCTCGCAGGGTGAGAACTTCACGACCTTTTTGCTGTTGATCTTTGGCAGCGCCGGTATTATCGGCAGCATTATTTTCAGTCTGCTCGGCAATAAACTCCCTTCGGCGCTACTGCTGAGCGCGATTGGGCTGATCACCCTCTGTATGGGGCTGCTGCTGCTTGCGGCGGTACACCCGTTTGCCGTATCGGTGCTTTGCATTGTCTGGGGGATGGGCATGATGACGATAGGCCTGGCGATGCAGGTGCGGGTACTGTCGCTGGCACCGGATGCGACTGACGTGGCGATGTCGCTGTTTTCTGGTATTTACAATATCGGTATCGGTGCCGGGGCGCTACTGGGAAATCAGGTCAGCCTGCATTTCAGAATGGCGGACGTTGGCAATGTCGGCGCCGTTATTGGCCTGCTGGCGCTGTTCTGGTGCATTTTTATTTTCCGCCGCTACCCTCAACTGCGCAGCAATGGCTAA
- a CDS encoding helix-turn-helix domain-containing protein, with translation MRSDAFIHDLIDWIDNNIEGRLNLDTVSERAGYSKWHLQRMFKEHTGYPLGEYIRSQKLKKSADRLTTSNEPILNVAISLGFDSQQSFNRSFKRQFGQAPGAWRRSAGQQHDKSLQR, from the coding sequence ATGAGAAGTGACGCATTTATTCACGATCTGATTGACTGGATTGATAACAATATCGAAGGCCGACTTAATCTGGATACCGTATCGGAGCGGGCGGGTTACTCCAAATGGCACCTGCAACGCATGTTTAAAGAGCATACCGGCTATCCGCTGGGCGAATATATTCGTTCACAGAAGCTGAAAAAATCGGCGGATCGCCTGACGACCAGCAACGAACCGATCTTAAACGTCGCTATTTCGTTAGGTTTTGATTCCCAGCAATCCTTTAATCGTAGCTTTAAACGCCAGTTTGGGCAGGCGCCCGGCGCGTGGCGTCGTAGCGCAGGGCAGCAGCACGATAAATCACTGCAACGCTAA